In Phyllostomus discolor isolate MPI-MPIP mPhyDis1 chromosome 2, mPhyDis1.pri.v3, whole genome shotgun sequence, the following are encoded in one genomic region:
- the LOC118498338 gene encoding cellular nucleic acid-binding protein-like translates to MCYRCGESGHLAKDCDLQEDACHNCGRGGHIAKDCMEPKRKQEQCCYTCGKPGYLTRDCDHADEQKCYSSGKFGHIQKDCTIVKYYRCGETGHVAINCSKTSEVNCYRCGESGYLVQECKIEATAYFLCHPSFF, encoded by the coding sequence ATGTGTTATCGCTGTGGTGAGTCTGGTCATCTTGCCAAGGATTGTGATCTTCAGGAGGATGCCTGCCATAACTGTGGTCGAGGTGGCCACATTGCCAAGGACTGCATGGAGCCTAAGAGAAAGCAAGAGCAATGCTGCTACACCTGTGGCAAACCAGGCTATCTGACTCGTGACTGTGACCATGCAGATGAGCAGAAGTGCTATTCTTCTGGGAAATTTGGACATATTCAAAAAGACTGCACCATAGTCAAGTACTATAGGTGTGGTGAAACTGGTCATGTAGCCATCAACTGCAGCAAGACAAGTGAAGTCAACTGCTACCGCTGTGGTGAATCAGGGTACCTTGTACAAGAATGCAAAATTGAGGCCACAGCTTATTTTCTTTGTCACCCCTCCTTTTTCTGA
- the CD80 gene encoding T-lymphocyte activation antigen CD80, with the protein MFGRCSVLTWCKITSFHFPSEAAKAMDQTLMLEILLPKCSFLKLFQLLVLAGLFCFCSGISQVTKRVKDTAVLTCDYNISANDLTRVRIYWQKKLYSDVVLSVVSGEAKVWPKYKNRTIPTITSNPSIVILALQLSDSGIYDCIIQRLEKGGYQMVHSKSVRLLVRADFPVPSITELGNPSTNIKRITCSTSGGFPKPYLSWLENGKELNAINTTVSQDPESELYTIISELDFNVTNNHSFTCLIKYGNLTVAQIFNWQKYEPTVPPFIHQSSTWTTKIVSGFVPCAIVICLLSVGILKCRPDSSKCYHTIILEAQTLLVWFSISLRF; encoded by the exons ATGTTTGGAAGGTGCTCAGTTCTCACTTGGTGCAAAATTACTTCCTTTCATTTTCCATCGGAAGCAGCAAAAGCCATGGACCAAACACTAATGCTGGAAATACTACTGCCCAAGTGTTCATTCCTCAAACTCTTTCAGCTTCTGGTGCTGGCTGGTCTTTTTTGCTTCTGTTCAG GCATCAGCCAGGTGACCAAGAGAGTGAAAGATACAGCAGTACTAACCTGTGATTACAATATCTCTGCCAATGACCTGACAAGAGTTCGCATTTATTGGCAAAAGAAATTATATAGTGATGTGGTGCTGAGTGTCGTATCTGGAGAAGCGAAAGTGTGGCCGAAGTACAAGAATCGCACCATACCTACCATCACCAGTAACCCGTCCATCGTGATCCTGGCTCTTCAACTGTCGGACAGCGGTATCTACGACTGCATCATTCAGAGACTTGAAAAAGGGGGTTACCAAATGGTACATTCAAAGTCGGTGAGATTACTGGTCAGAG CTGACTTCCCTGTCCCAAGTATAACTGAGCTTGGAAACCCATCTACTAACATCAAAAGAATAACTTGTTCCACATCTGGAGGTTTTCCAAAACCTTACCTCTCCTGgttggaaaatggaaaagaattaaATGCCATCAACACAACAGTTTCCCAAGATCCTGAAAGTGAGCTCTACACTATTATCAGCGAACTGGATTTCAATGTGACAAACAACCACAGCTTCACGTGCCTCATCAAGTATGGAAACTTAACAGTGGCACAGATCTTCAACTGGCAAAAAT ATGAGCCAACTGTCCCTCCTTTTATTCATCAGTCCTCGACTTGGACCACCAAAATAGTATCTGGGTTTGTTCCCTGTGCTATTGTTATTTGCCTTCTCTCTGTGGGAATCTTAAAATGCCGACCTGACAGTAGTAAGTGCTATCATACTATCATCCTGGAAGCCCAAACTCTATTAGTATGGTTTAGCATCTCTCTGAGATTTTAG